In the Leishmania major strain Friedlin complete genome, chromosome 16 genome, ACACTTCTTACGGTCTCAATGTACTTAATTCAGTgacacgcacatacgcacatcCAAACACGAAGCCTCTGCCATCTCGCCACGCCCGGtatctctctccctccctcgccttcctcgccATCCCCGTCGGTagggcagaggagaggaggagagccgACGGATGGGTGGTGGCCGTTGCGGCCGCCCCAACGGGCGCTCGACACCCACGACGGTAGGCATCGGGCccctcgcacgcacactccACCACTACCCCCATCCCCCCACCTGCCTCACAAGTCCCACAAGAACTACGAGAGAAAGACGTGAGCTCACACGCACGGAagatgagggagggagggagggagggagggaacgACCCCGCCGACTCGCGGCTGGGGAGGGAGCGAAGAGCAACAATGGCACGAAGCGCTCCAGTAGAAACGAATCATCGCACATCAATACAGGTGGAGAGCGTGGCgacgaaagaaagagagagagagagagagaaagagcgcgcacacacacatggcGGAAGCGGTGCGCATCATATATccgcaggaggagagagggaagggggcggaCAGACGTcggcctccctcccctcattCTCCCCCCATCCCCGCATGTCTTGCTCTCCCAGTCCTACTGGCACACGTCTGGATGCGGGCTGCCATGTGCGCCCCTCGACAAGCGCACAACAACACGGACACACCACCGGCGTCttgtcctccgcctcgtgcGGTTGCTTCGCTGAATAGTTTCGACGTATCCCACCTATgcccccacacccacacacaaggcagcggtgcaccCAGCAGACGCTAAGAGGTGGAGGCATCACACGGCGGCGGGGTGgggttggggagggggggggggacatGCAGGAGTCGAAGACGAAACAAGGAATACAGGCGAAGAGATCTTAGAAAAACACGGCCAACAACAGCATCGCAGACCTCTCGAGACACGACTCCCACcacaaacacatacacatacacaagcTGCACGGACACAAGCGGAAAGACGtgcgagcagcggcatccaTAACTGCAACGGAGAgaccgcggcagcgacagcagcctagagaggcacgcgcacacttTGAATTGCCACTGCTCGTTTACatgtgcttgcgcgcgtgttgGCGTGTATATGTGTCTACCACTGTACGTCGCTGAAGGAGCCGTTTCCAGGCTGGAAGACCTCctcgagctcctcctcggttACCAGCTGCGGCGCGACACGACGGTCAACCGGGTTCTGCACGTGCGACAACTTCAGGAAGATGATCTCGCCCTGGtgcagctccagctccaccacgcCGCTCACGTCGCTCGTCAGGAAGCGCACCGCCTCGATGGCGGACTGCGTGTGCTTCTCTGACAGCTGGCCAGCGCCGATGTTTTGTGACACGTGGCGCGAGTATATGCGGAACAGGTCCGCGGCACAGCGGTCGAAAGAAACGTCGTAAAGGAACTGCAGGCCGACGGAGAGCAGATTCATGCCCGGTGTCTCGTACATGGCGCCCTCGCGCGTGCGGGTGATGCCGACGCCGTTGCGGCCGGCGATTTCGTTTGCcatctgcagcgccagcagcggcgttaCGTCGATGCCGTTGATGTTcacgcagcgcgcaccgcggAAGGTGAGGGACACGAACTctggcgtcgcgctgcacTCACGCACCGGCTTCACTAGCGATGGGGCCGGCAGGCTACGCATGTCGTCGCCGTAGTACGTGCTACCGCACACGGAACTGTGCACCTGAACGTTGTTCTTCACCGTCGCCTTGATGCCGTGCTTGCGCAGGAAGCTGATCTGATCGGCCACCGTCTCAAAATCCTCCATCAGCCGCGCGTCGCGCCACGCGTTGTAGACGCCCATCTCAGGGCAGTTGCTGTGCACGTATTTCTCAAAGCCCGCCTCCTTCTTGTTCTGCTTCGACGTCTGCGCCACCACGGACATGCGACGCTGGCGCATCACCGGGATGAGGTACTTGCCGAAGATGTACCAGCTAAGTTTCGAGAGATGCCAGTTGTGGCGCTCGTCGGCGGACTGGCACATGATGAGGTCGAACGCCGAGCTCGCGATCTCCGAGCGCAGGTCGACCACCTCGATCGGCACGTTCAGACTCTGAAACGCCTGCTCGAAGTGATCGATGTCGGACCCACCGAGATAGGCGTGAAAGCACGTGATGTTGAGCCCCTCCTGGCTCagacgcagcgccagcaccttGCTATCGTTGTTGTTCGTAATCATCAGCCCGACCTtgtggcagcgcagcatgGCGCAGTTGTTGTTCTCGACCTTGTGGTAGATCTTCGGCACGTAGTGGCGGAACGGCTCAATCTCGATGGACGACGCGGGCAGGTCCATGCACTCGCAGAACATTTTAACAATGCTGGGCTCCGTCAGCAGAGGAATGTTGTAgtcgacggcgaggcggcgcacccaGTAGTCCGGCGGGGCAGTCTCGCGGGTgcaacggcgcagcacaaaGTCCCGCCTCTTGTCGCGAAGCTGAATCACAAGATCAAACTTCCCCTTCTTTGCCACTTCCTCGTCGTACACCGCGAGACGGTTGCTCTCGGACACGTCGCCGGGCGGCAgctcgctgcgctggaggagcaccTCGCACTGGATGCCGTACTCGTgtagcaccgccgccgtgttgGCCGTGCCGTACATCTTCAGCCCACGCCGCACAAGGTGCTGAATGTACGGGCAGAGTGCCTCCGTCTGGCTGTCCACGTCACTGCTAAAGAAGACGCCCTTCTCCGGGATCTTGAAGTTCTGGCACAGCATTGCCTTGAGGAACACCTCGTGCTTGTCGCGGCCAAAGACGCCGATCTCACCAGTGGAGGCCATCTCAACGCCGAGGATCGGGTCCGCACCGGCCAGGCGGTTAAAGCTAAACATGGAGGCCTTGCACCCAATGTGCGTCATCTTGGCACGCTTGATGGGCACGAGGTTCTGGTCCTTGCGCGCCAGGAAGGCGGACACCATCACGGAAGGGAAAGAGATGCCGAGCGTCTTCGACACGAATGGAACGGAGCGGGAGCTGCGCACGTTCGCCTCAATCACGCGCAGCTGGCCCTCCGCCGTCAGCAGGAACTGCACGTTCATCGGCCCCACCACGTCGAGCTTCTCGGCGATGCGGTTGACGGAGTCGTATATGCGCTTCATTGTGTCCTTGTCGGTGTTCTGCGGGGGCAAGAACATCGTCGCATCCCCAGAGTGCACGCCGGCGTTTTCAACGTGCTCGCAGATGGCGTAGCACAGCACACGACCGTGGTGGGCGACGATGTCGACATCGTACTCCGTGGCGGCTTCGTAGTACTTGCTTACCACTACCGGGTGCTCGCCAGAGACAAAGGAGGCCTCCTTCAGGTAGCGCGTCACGTCCTCCCTGTTAGCAATGACGGCCATGGCCGACCCGCTCAGCACGTAGCTCGGACGCACCAGGGCAGGGTAGCCGACGGTGTCGCAGAACTCGTGCACCTGCTCGACTGACGTGGCCGAGATCCACTccggctgcagcacgccgagTTCGTCGCACATCTTCGAGAACTTGTTGCGGTCCTCAGCCATGTCGATGTTCGCCGGGTCAGTGCCGAGAATCGGCAGCCCACTCTTCTTGAGGCTCAGGGCCATGTTCTGCACAATCTGGCCGCCCAGCGAAatgacgacgccgcgcacgcgctccttCGTGAGGATGTCGAGCACCGTCTCCTCCGACACCTCGTCAAAGTACAGGCGGTCGCACTCATCGTAGTCCGTCGACACTGTCTCAGGATTGTAGTTGATGAGGATCACCTTGTTGCCgagccggcgcagctcgcgTGCCACAAGGACGCCGCCGTAGTCGAACTCGACGCTGTTGCCGATCCGGTAGACCCCGCAGCCGAGCACGGCGTACATGCGCTCTGTGAAGGGTACATCATCGCGTTGGGCGTTGTAGGTAGAGTAGAGGTAGCAGCACTGGGCCGCCGGGTACTCGCCGGCAACCGTGTCGATCTGCTTGATCAGCGGCATCACGTTCAGCTccgcacggcgcgcgcgcacgtcggcggcggtgctgttgAGGAGCTGGGCGAGTTGCCGGTCAGAGAAGCCGTGCGCCTTCATGTTAAGCAGGCTCTCGCGTGGCATCTCGGTGAGCTTGTTTGCGTACAGCGTGGATGTGGCCTTGGAGAGGCGCACCAGCTTCTCCAGCTTGTACAGGAAGAAGCGCGTGATCTTCGTCATCTGGTACAGCTCCTCGGCCGAGTGTCCGTCGAGCAGGGCGCGGCAGAGGGCAAACAAGCGATACGGCGTCGGGTGGCGGATGTGCTCCATGTAGTCGAAATCGACGCCGGCGAAGCGATCTGGAAGGGAGAAGCCGGTGTAGCTCGGGTCCACCATGCGAATCGCCTTCTGCAGGGCCTCCTCGAAGGTGCGGCCAATGGACATGACCTCGCCGACGCTCTTCATCATCGAGCCGATCTCTTCGCTCACCATGTTGAACTTGTGGAGGTCCCAGCGCGGCATCTTGACGGCAATATAGTCCATGCTGGGCTCGAAGCACGCCATCGTCGTCTTGGTGACGCCGTTCGTGATCTCAAAGAGCCCCTTGCCCAGAGCGATCTTGGTGGCGACGTGGGCCAGCGGGTAGCCGGTGGCCTTGGAGGCCAGCGCCGACGAGCGCGACAGACGAGCGTTCACCTCGATGACGACGTAGCGGTGGCTGAAGGGGTCGAGACCGTACTGGATGTTGCACTCGCCCACAATGCCGAGATGGCGGATGATCTtgatggaggcgctgcgcagcatgtGGAACTCGTCGTTGCTCAGCGTCTGCGATGGCGCAACGACGATGGACTCGCCCGTGTGAATTCCCATGGGGTCGAAGTTCTCCATGTTGCACACGGTGATGCAGTTGTCGTAGATGTCGCGCACCACCTCGTACTCGATTTCCTTCCAGCCAGCCAcgctctcctccagcagcacctgtgGCGACGcggccagcgccacctcgaccttgtggcgcagctcctccatgttctcgacgatgccgctgccctGCCCGCCAAGGCAGTAGGCCGCGCGCACCATCATCGGGAAGCCGATGTCCTTGCtcgccgccacggcctccTCCACAGACGTCACTGCCGCCGACTTGGCCACCTGCTCGTTGATCTGCAGCAAAGTGTCGCGGAATAGCTCGCGGTCCTCCGTCACGGCAATGACGGACACGGGCGTGCCGAGCACCTGCACGTTGTACTTCTTCAAGACACCGAGCTCGTCGAGCTTTACGCCGCAGTTGAGCGCCGTCTGACCGCCCCAGCCGAGTAGAATGCCATCCGGCCGCTCCTTCTCGATCACgcgctccaccgcctccactgTGAGCGGCACAAAGTAGATGTGGTCGGCCATCTCGTCGTccgtctgcaccgtcgcGATGTTCGGGTTGATGAGCACCGTTTCCATgccctcctcgcgcagcgacTTGAGACACTGCGAGCCGCTGTAGTCGAACTCGCCGGCCTGCGCAATGAcgatgccgccggcgccgagtACCAGGACTTTGCGCGGCTTGAACTtcgccacctccttcaccttcgACTCCTTCACGCGGCACACGTACTCGCTGAAGAGGTACTCCGTGTCCTGCGGGCCGCAGCGGCCCTCTGGATGGAACTGGACACTGCAGAACGGCTTCGTCTTGTGCCACAGCCCCTCATTGGTGCCGTCGTTCGAGTTCGTGAAGTACTCTTCCCACTCGCCCGACGGGAGGGTCTTGAAGTCAACGGCAAAGCCGTGGTTCTGCGTCGTGATGACAACGCGATCGTCGATGTTGCACTTACACGGCTGGTTCTGGCCGCGGTGACCGTACTTCATCTTATAGGTCGTTccgccagcggcgaggcagagCATCTGGTTGCCCATGCAGATACCAAAGATTGGCTTGTCCTGCTGGAGGGcccagcgcacgctgcggaTGGTGCTCGTGCACATCTGCGGGTTACCAGGGCCGTTGGTGATGAACAGGCCGTCGTACACCTCCGTCGTGATATCCCAGTCGTGCGGGACGACGATCAGAGTGACGTCGTGCTTcagcaggcagcgcagcgtgtTCAGCTTCACCCCCATATCGATCACGAGGATGCGCAGCGTGCCGTGGCCGTGCGTGACGCGCGTCTTGGTGCTTACCTCCGCCACCAGGTTGCGGGTGTTCGGGTCCATAAAGGGCACATCGTTACCGGCCACGAGCACCTTGCCAAGCGCTGTACCCATGTCCCGCAGCTTCAGCACGATGCTGCGGGTATCCACCATCATCATGCCAGGAACCTTGTTCTTGCGCAGCCATGTGCCGAGCGTTTCGTACATCTCCCAGTGGTCCGGCTGGTCGCAGTACTcctgcaccaccacggcaCTCACGTGGATCTGGCCGTCTGTGCTCTCAAAGTACTTGGTCACCCCGAAGAGGTCCTCCTCGACCCGCGGCACGCCGTAATTGCCCACCATCGGCGACGTCAGCACGAGAATCTGGCCGTGGTACGACGGGTCGCTCAGACTTTCCGGGTAACCGACCATGCCCGTCGCGAAGACCACCTCGCCCGCCACGCTCTCCTCATAGCCGAAGGAGTAGCCCTCGAAgcgctcgccgccgtgcaGCACGAGCTCCGCCTTCGCGTAGTGTTCCATCGAGCCctcctttttcgtttgcgtgtgtttttgtgtgtttgttttggtttgtttttcttcttcggTCTGCTTCGGCCTCCACGTGCGTTGATGGTTGTTCGCTCTTCcgtttctttttgttgttgcggtggtggtggaggggacGGGGGACggggacggggagggggaacaCAAATGATCGTACCGGCCAGCTGCACGTCGACTACGTGGATGGATATCCGCCACAAGCTCCCAGGCCCAACCAGGTGAACCAAAAAGAAAAtaaagcacacacacacacacacacacacacacacaacacacacgaggGACGCAAGATGATCACGGCGCTCCCGCAGCACACGATTCGTGTAGACGCCCCGACTCCCCTCTCCACTGCACGTCACTTGACGCAGACACCTTTGACCTCCGAAAGGACGAGCCGCTCCCCCTTCCGACACGCCCTTGTCGTCCTCTCGATGGGTATGTGTATTCGCACGTCTGCCTCGTCTGTGAGTGCTGCAGCCTCCTTTACGCGATGTCGCCCCGCGTGTTCAatgcagcagagagagggagagaaagaaacagGGGGGAGACGTCACTTCACGCGTGAAGGTCACGCTACCAAGCAAAAAATGCTTTCGAGCAGGGCGCACAAAACTCGAAGGGATACGCAGGAGTCAGAAGGCGATGCTGGCACAAGCTTCACCCCCGGgtatatagagagagatagGTAGATCGATGGACGGACAGATGCTGCACGGGTCAGCCAGTGCGACGACACGAAAGAAACTacagaggaagaagaggcacGCGAATCTTGATTCGCACCGAgctgtgctgtgctgcgTTGGGGGAGGCCT is a window encoding:
- a CDS encoding putative carbamoyl-phosphate synthase, whose product is MEHYAKAELVLHGGERFEGYSFGYEESVAGEVVFATGMVGYPESLSDPSYHGQILVLTSPMVGNYGVPRVEEDLFGVTKYFESTDGQIHVSAVVVQEYCDQPDHWEMYETLGTWLRKNKVPGMMMVDTRSIVLKLRDMGTALGKVLVAGNDVPFMDPNTRNLVAEVSTKTRVTHGHGTLRILVIDMGVKLNTLRCLLKHDVTLIVVPHDWDITTEVYDGLFITNGPGNPQMCTSTIRSVRWALQQDKPIFGICMGNQMLCLAAGGTTYKMKYGHRGQNQPCKCNIDDRVVITTQNHGFAVDFKTLPSGEWEEYFTNSNDGTNEGLWHKTKPFCSVQFHPEGRCGPQDTEYLFSEYVCRVKESKVKEVAKFKPRKVLVLGAGGIVIAQAGEFDYSGSQCLKSLREEGMETVLINPNIATVQTDDEMADHIYFVPLTVEAVERVIEKERPDGILLGWGGQTALNCGVKLDELGVLKKYNVQVLGTPVSVIAVTEDRELFRDTLLQINEQVAKSAAVTSVEEAVAASKDIGFPMMVRAAYCLGGQGSGIVENMEELRHKVEVALAASPQVLLEESVAGWKEIEYEVVRDIYDNCITVCNMENFDPMGIHTGESIVVAPSQTLSNDEFHMLRSASIKIIRHLGIVGECNIQYGLDPFSHRYVVIEVNARLSRSSALASKATGYPLAHVATKIALGKGLFEITNGVTKTTMACFEPSMDYIAVKMPRWDLHKFNMVSEEIGSMMKSVGEVMSIGRTFEEALQKAIRMVDPSYTGFSLPDRFAGVDFDYMEHIRHPTPYRLFALCRALLDGHSAEELYQMTKITRFFLYKLEKLVRLSKATSTLYANKLTEMPRESLLNMKAHGFSDRQLAQLLNSTAADVRARRAELNVMPLIKQIDTVAGEYPAAQCCYLYSTYNAQRDDVPFTERMYAVLGCGVYRIGNSVEFDYGGVLVARELRRLGNKVILINYNPETVSTDYDECDRLYFDEVSEETVLDILTKERVRGVVISLGGQIVQNMALSLKKSGLPILGTDPANIDMAEDRNKFSKMCDELGVLQPEWISATSVEQVHEFCDTVGYPALVRPSYVLSGSAMAVIANREDVTRYLKEASFVSGEHPVVVSKYYEAATEYDVDIVAHHGRVLCYAICEHVENAGVHSGDATMFLPPQNTDKDTMKRIYDSVNRIAEKLDVVGPMNVQFLLTAEGQLRVIEANVRSSRSVPFVSKTLGISFPSVMVSAFLARKDQNLVPIKRAKMTHIGCKASMFSFNRLAGADPILGVEMASTGEIGVFGRDKHEVFLKAMLCQNFKIPEKGVFFSSDVDSQTEALCPYIQHLVRRGLKMYGTANTAAVLHEYGIQCEVLLQRSELPPGDVSESNRLAVYDEEVAKKGKFDLVIQLRDKRRDFVLRRCTRETAPPDYWVRRLAVDYNIPLLTEPSIVKMFCECMDLPASSIEIEPFRHYVPKIYHKVENNNCAMLRCHKVGLMITNNNDSKVLALRLSQEGLNITCFHAYLGGSDIDHFEQAFQSLNVPIEVVDLRSEIASSAFDLIMCQSADERHNWHLSKLSWYIFGKYLIPVMRQRRMSVVAQTSKQNKKEAGFEKYVHSNCPEMGVYNAWRDARLMEDFETVADQISFLRKHGIKATVKNNVQVHSSVCGSTYYGDDMRSLPAPSLVKPVRECSATPEFVSLTFRGARCVNINGIDVTPLLALQMANEIAGRNGVGITRTREGAMYETPGMNLLSVGLQFLYDVSFDRCAADLFRIYSRHVSQNIGAGQLSEKHTQSAIEAVRFLTSDVSGVVELELHQGEIIFLKLSHVQNPVDRRVAPQLVTEEELEEVFQPGNGSFSDVQW